The following proteins are co-located in the Silene latifolia isolate original U9 population chromosome 1, ASM4854445v1, whole genome shotgun sequence genome:
- the LOC141651638 gene encoding uncharacterized protein LOC141651638: MDPKDQEKAAFRSDRGLYCYNVMPFGLKNAGFTYQRLVNRMFKEEIGKTMEVYIDDMVFKSEKTEQHMSHLENTFSILRKYHMKLNPLKCTFGVSSGKFLGYLVTQRGIEASTEQIKAVLQLESPQKPKDVQRLIGRVAALNRFISRPSNRCRLFYDSLRKSQKFEWTPEHEKAFGELKQYLSTPPILSKPEQGEPLYLYLSVTEAAVSAVLVREHEGMQKPVYYINKSLLPAETSGYDLKFEPRTAIKSQALADFVSDFSPTLQEQADSEILTLSEAKGEHVWELHVDGASNTKGAGVGLVLKSPQGKQIIQAVRCEFKATNNEAEYEALILGLQLALEMQINHINVYSDSQLIVNHVNNVYMARDPKMVAYLEVAKELKLRFASFHIQQIPMDQNVEADALATLGATFTPGAVGTIPFIHIMKPAIRQNAQQDASKAATTQWTYEAGILCTTSSQEETGDWRKPYISWLRDEGMDIVGPLPCASGNRTYMLAMTDYFSKWIEVEAFPQVLEKLMVGTCGGKLKMPPKRTVAQIQASEMTIDEIARIIEQQEALLEALNNVGKEAEKHVDATRLRIIIAHFNPPTYEGVGEPKLLEKWHREMESLMEMVKCPQDMIVEQVER, from the exons atggACCCTAAGGATCAGGAAAAAGCAGCCTTCAGATCTGACAGAGGCCTGTACTGCTACAATGTGATGCCTTTTGGCCTCAAAAATGCTGGTTTCACTTATCAGCGCCTGGTGAACAGAATGTTCAAGGAGGAGATAGGGAAAAcaatggaagtctacattgacgaTATGGTATTCAAATCCGAGAAGACAGAACAACACATGTCCCACCTGGAAAATACCTTCTCGATCCTCAGAAAATATCATATGAAGCTGAACCCCCTGAAATGCACTTTTGGAGTCTCCTCGGGGAAATTCCTGGGGTACTTGGTTAcacaaagagggatagaggccagcacgGAGCAAATCAAAGCAGTACTCCAGTTAGAATCTCCTCAGAAGCCAAAGGACGTACAGAGGCTCATAGGACGGGTAGCAGCCCTAAATCGGTTCATATCAAGGCCCTCAAACAGGTGCCGACTGTTCTATGACAGCCTGAGGAAGagtcagaagtttgaatggacgccGGAGCATGAAAAGGCGTTTGGGGAACTTAAGCAATACCTAAGCACCCCTCCTATTCTCTCCAAGCCAGAACAGGGAGAACCACTGTACTTGTATCTGTCGGTAACGGAGGCGGCTGTAAGCGCTGTACTGGTACGAGAGCACGAGGGTATGCAGAAACCAGTATACTATATAAACAAGTCTCTGttacctgcagagaccag TGGGTACGACCTGAAATTTGAACCTCGAACAGCCATAAAGTCCCAAGCCCTGGCTGACTTCGTGTCAGACTTTAGCCCCACCCTTCAAGAACAAGCCGACAGTGAAATCTTGACCCTAAGTGAGGCTAAAGGGGAGCATGTATGGGAATTACatgttgatggggcatccaacacAAAGGGAGCAGGGGTAGGGCTGGTCCTGAAATCACCTCAGGGGAAACAGATAATACAAGCAGTACGGTGTGAGTTCAAGGCAACGAATAACGAGGCTGAATACGAGGCCCTAATCTTAGGACTCCAACTAGCCTTAGAAATGCAAATCAACCACATCAACGTGTACAGTGACTCCCAGCTGATTGTGAACCACGTAAATAACGTGTACATGGCCAGGGATCCTAAAATGGTAGCCTACCTGGAAGTGGCGAAGGAACTCAAACTCCGCTTTGCCTCCTTCCACATCCAGCAAATACCAATGGACCAGAACGTTGAAGCAGATGCTCTCGCCACCCTGGGAGCAACCTTCACTCCAGGGGCAGTGGGTACTATACCATTCATACATATCATGAAACCTGCCATACGGCAGAATGCACAGCAAGACGCCAGCAAGGCTGCAACCACCCAGTGGACATACGAAGCAGGGATACTGTGTACTACCTCATCCCAGGAAGAAACTGGTGATTGGCGCAAGCCTTACATTAGTTGGCTGCGTGATGAG GGAATGGACATTGTGGGACCATTACCATGTGCTTCTGGAAACAGGACGTACATGCTGGCAATGACGGACTACTTCTCTAAATGGATAGAGGTAGAAGCTTTTCCTCAGGTCCTGGAGAA GTTAATGGTTGGAACATGTGGTGGTAAG ctcaaaatgccgcctaaAAGAACTGTCGCGCAAattcaagcttctgagatgaccaTTGATGAGATTGCTCGTAttattgagcaacaagaggctcttctTGAGGCCCTCAATAATGTGGGGAAGGAGGCAGAGAAGCATGTGGATGCTACTCGACTTAGAATCATCATCGCCCACTTTAACCCACCCACCTATGAGGGCGTTGGGGAACCTAAGTTGcttgagaagtggcaccgtgagatggaaaGTCTCATGGAAATGGTCAAGTGTCCGCAGGATATGATCGTCGAACAGGTAGAGAGGTGA